From the genome of Azospirillum sp. TSA2s, one region includes:
- a CDS encoding bifunctional 2-polyprenyl-6-hydroxyphenol methylase/3-demethylubiquinol 3-O-methyltransferase UbiG: MTDAVFRDLVAAAARPYRRCGRYAWHFAKGKLAGDPVFRHLLSQPLLPAHGRLLDLGCGQGVLPALLRAATERYAAGDWPADWPAPPAALATQGVELSPRRVRIAQSALGADAVVQGDVRNADLPPCDTIVILDVLLYLSRSEQAAMLARCADALPPGGLLLLREADADGGLPFQVTRWAEQIACAARGRWRQPLTYRPAAEWSALLADLGFATEALPMSQGTPFANTLFIGRRSNDSVQICPSGHEFSNASISLKMKPQSAALPAQRS; encoded by the coding sequence ATGACTGACGCCGTCTTCCGCGATCTGGTCGCCGCCGCCGCGCGGCCCTATCGCCGCTGCGGTCGCTACGCCTGGCATTTCGCCAAGGGCAAGCTGGCCGGCGATCCCGTCTTTCGCCACCTGCTGAGCCAGCCCCTGCTGCCCGCCCATGGCCGGCTGCTCGACCTCGGCTGCGGCCAAGGGGTTCTGCCGGCATTGCTGCGCGCGGCGACGGAGCGGTACGCAGCCGGTGACTGGCCGGCCGACTGGCCCGCCCCTCCTGCCGCCCTCGCCACGCAGGGTGTCGAACTGTCGCCCAGGCGGGTGCGGATCGCCCAATCGGCGTTGGGCGCCGACGCCGTCGTCCAGGGCGACGTCCGCAACGCCGACCTGCCGCCATGCGACACCATCGTCATCCTCGACGTGCTGCTCTACCTCAGCCGGAGCGAACAGGCGGCAATGCTCGCCCGCTGCGCCGACGCCCTGCCGCCCGGCGGACTGCTGCTGCTGCGGGAGGCGGATGCCGACGGCGGCCTGCCCTTCCAGGTCACCCGCTGGGCGGAGCAGATCGCCTGCGCCGCCCGTGGCCGCTGGCGCCAGCCCCTGACCTACCGCCCGGCGGCGGAGTGGTCCGCCCTGCTGGCCGACCTGGGCTTCGCCACGGAGGCTCTGCCGATGAGCCAGGGCACACCATTCGCCAACACCTTGTTCATAGGCCGCCGAAGCAACGATTCAGTCCAAATTTGTCCTTCCGGGCATGAATTTTCCAATGCTAGCATTTCACTGAAAATGAAACCGCAATCCGCCGCTCTACCTGCCCAACGATCATAA
- a CDS encoding MMPL family transporter, which yields MTAAVRRGGWAIALWLAGLIACGLLVERTPVTADLSAFLPRSPSATQQLLVDQLRDGVVSRLILIAIEGDEPDHLTGVSRDLAARLRGNPLIAAVENGERTGRGADGAYLWTNRYLLSPGVTADRFTVDGLHEALQNDLRLLQSPAGMALKQALPADPTAEILRLTDRMLGDSTGPASRDGVWVSSDGARALLLVQTTAPGFDMDAQQKTLDLIRGAFDEAEATTGPARLVMTGPAVFSVQTRDRIEADATRSSIIATLLVAGVLLLVYRSIRALALSLLPAATGALAGVAAVGLGFGTVHGITLGFGVTLLGESVDYAIYLFTQTQPGSPARRTLLRIWPTLLLGVATSVVGFGTMLFSSFSGLAQLGLFSITGLVVALAVTRWVLPVLLPQDYSTERPARLAPLLTALTRAAPALRLPLAAVTLLSLAWLAYQGPTVWSAELSSLSPISEADQRLDETLRRDLGAPDAGHLLVTSAPTVDEALAAAERLSAPLEALARDHLIAGYDSPALVLPSQATQRARQAALPLPDQLRAALTQALQGLPFRPDAFAPFLADAEKARTQPLLTPASLDGTSLKLKFDSLLVRTGTGWTAMLPLRGVTDPQALSIRLAGDAATKGAVLLNLKDESDSLYRTYRQEALTLAVLGAIAITVLLAAALRSVRSLVAAVMPLAAAVVITMALLTALGQTLTIFHLVGLLLVVGVGSNYSLLFERPEPSVALRERTVASVAIANLCTVIGFGTLAFSAIPVLHGIGMTVAVGAFLSLAFAAMLSRQQPAGAEAPSHG from the coding sequence ATGACCGCTGCGGTGCGACGGGGCGGATGGGCGATCGCGCTGTGGCTGGCCGGGCTGATCGCCTGCGGCCTGCTGGTGGAGCGCACGCCGGTCACCGCCGACCTGTCCGCCTTCCTGCCGCGCTCCCCCTCCGCCACCCAGCAATTGCTGGTCGACCAACTGCGCGACGGCGTCGTCTCCCGCCTGATCCTGATCGCCATCGAAGGCGACGAGCCGGATCACCTGACCGGGGTCAGCCGCGACCTCGCCGCCCGTCTGCGCGGCAACCCGCTGATCGCCGCCGTGGAGAATGGCGAGCGGACCGGACGCGGTGCCGACGGCGCCTATCTCTGGACCAACCGCTATCTGCTCAGTCCCGGCGTCACCGCCGACCGCTTCACCGTCGACGGTCTGCACGAAGCCCTGCAGAACGACCTGCGCCTTCTGCAATCGCCCGCCGGCATGGCCCTGAAGCAGGCTCTCCCGGCCGACCCCACCGCCGAGATCCTGCGCCTGACCGACCGGATGCTGGGTGATTCTACCGGCCCCGCCAGCCGTGACGGCGTGTGGGTGTCGTCCGACGGGGCGCGGGCGCTGCTGCTGGTGCAGACCACCGCCCCCGGCTTCGACATGGACGCCCAGCAGAAGACGCTCGACCTGATCCGCGGCGCCTTCGACGAGGCAGAGGCGACGACCGGCCCCGCCCGGCTGGTGATGACCGGACCGGCCGTCTTCTCCGTCCAGACCCGCGACCGGATCGAGGCGGACGCCACCCGATCCTCCATCATCGCCACGCTGCTGGTGGCCGGCGTCCTTCTGCTGGTCTACCGATCTATTCGCGCATTGGCCCTGTCGCTGCTTCCGGCGGCGACCGGTGCGCTGGCCGGGGTCGCGGCGGTCGGACTGGGCTTCGGCACCGTGCATGGCATCACGCTGGGCTTCGGCGTCACCCTGCTGGGCGAGAGCGTCGATTACGCCATCTACCTGTTCACCCAGACCCAGCCGGGCAGCCCGGCGCGCCGCACCCTTCTCCGCATCTGGCCGACATTGCTGCTGGGGGTTGCGACCTCCGTCGTCGGCTTCGGCACGATGCTGTTCTCCAGTTTCAGCGGCTTGGCGCAGCTCGGCCTCTTCTCGATCACCGGGCTGGTGGTGGCATTGGCGGTTACCCGCTGGGTGCTGCCGGTCCTGCTGCCACAGGACTACTCCACCGAACGCCCGGCAAGGCTGGCGCCGCTGCTGACCGCCCTGACCCGTGCCGCCCCGGCCTTGCGCCTGCCGCTGGCCGCCGTGACGCTGCTGTCTCTGGCATGGTTGGCCTATCAGGGCCCGACCGTCTGGTCGGCGGAACTGTCCAGTCTCAGCCCGATTTCTGAAGCCGACCAGCGGCTTGACGAAACGCTGCGCCGCGACCTCGGCGCCCCCGACGCCGGCCATCTGCTGGTCACCAGCGCGCCGACGGTGGACGAGGCGCTGGCCGCCGCCGAACGCCTGTCCGCCCCGCTGGAGGCACTGGCCCGCGACCATCTGATCGCCGGCTACGACTCCCCCGCCCTCGTCCTTCCGAGTCAGGCGACCCAACGCGCCCGCCAAGCCGCCCTGCCGCTGCCCGACCAGCTGCGCGCCGCCCTGACCCAAGCCCTGCAAGGTCTGCCCTTCCGCCCCGATGCCTTTGCGCCCTTCCTGGCCGACGCCGAAAAGGCGCGGACCCAACCGCTGTTGACCCCGGCCAGCCTGGACGGCACCAGCCTCAAGCTGAAATTCGACTCCCTGTTGGTCCGCACCGGCACCGGCTGGACCGCCATGCTGCCCCTGCGCGGCGTCACCGATCCGCAGGCGCTCAGCATCCGGCTGGCCGGCGACGCGGCGACGAAGGGCGCCGTCCTGCTGAACCTGAAGGACGAATCCGACAGCCTCTACCGCACCTATAGGCAGGAGGCGCTGACGCTGGCCGTCCTCGGAGCCATTGCCATCACGGTGCTGCTGGCCGCGGCCCTGCGGTCCGTCCGCTCGCTGGTCGCGGCGGTGATGCCGCTGGCCGCGGCGGTGGTCATCACCATGGCGCTGCTGACCGCGCTGGGCCAGACGTTGACGATCTTCCATCTGGTGGGCCTGCTGCTGGTGGTCGGTGTCGGCTCCAACTATTCCCTGCTGTTCGAGCGGCCGGAGCCGTCCGTCGCCTTGCGCGAGCGCACCGTCGCCTCCGTCGCCATCGCCAACCTCTGCACCGTCATCGGCTTCGGCACGCTGGCTTTTTCCGCCATCCCCGTGCTGCATGGCATCGGCATGACGGTGGCCGTCGGCGCCTTCCTCAGCCTCGCCTTCGCCGCGATGCTGAGCCGGCAGCAGCCCGCCGGAGCGGAGGCCCCAAGCCATGGCTGA
- a CDS encoding polysaccharide deacetylase family protein, with translation MAELRWTPSPLLHASAALHVAALAGVAALPAAWPWALGAVAGNHALLGAIGLWPRSSLLGPNLRRLPAANAQRGEVGLCFDDGPDPEVTPAVLDQLDRANAKASFFCIADRAARHPALIDAIVRRGHTVENHSWHHSHRFAAMGIDAIRREVGEAQRILIDLAGRPPRFFKPPAGLRNPLLDPVLAGFGLRLATWTRRGFDAVRRDPAGVERRLVRDLAPGDLLMLHDGSAARDGNGDGGGRPVVLTVLPRLLDTLAARGLTAVSLEVVADD, from the coding sequence ATGGCTGAGCTTCGTTGGACCCCATCGCCGCTGCTGCACGCTTCGGCCGCCCTGCACGTCGCCGCCCTGGCCGGTGTGGCGGCTTTGCCCGCGGCATGGCCCTGGGCGCTGGGGGCGGTGGCCGGCAACCATGCCCTGCTTGGCGCCATCGGGCTCTGGCCGCGCAGCAGCCTGCTCGGACCCAACCTGCGACGCCTGCCGGCGGCCAATGCGCAGCGGGGCGAAGTCGGCCTCTGCTTCGACGACGGCCCCGATCCGGAGGTGACCCCCGCCGTCCTCGACCAACTCGACCGCGCGAACGCCAAGGCAAGCTTCTTCTGCATCGCCGACCGTGCCGCCCGCCACCCCGCCCTGATCGACGCCATCGTCCGCCGCGGGCACACGGTGGAAAACCACAGCTGGCACCATTCCCACCGCTTCGCCGCCATGGGCATCGACGCCATCCGCCGCGAGGTTGGGGAGGCGCAACGCATCCTGATCGACCTTGCCGGCCGGCCGCCGCGCTTCTTCAAGCCGCCGGCCGGCCTGCGCAATCCCCTGCTCGACCCCGTGCTCGCCGGCTTCGGCCTGCGTCTGGCGACCTGGACGCGGCGCGGCTTCGACGCGGTGCGGCGCGACCCGGCGGGGGTGGAACGGCGCCTCGTCCGCGATCTCGCCCCCGGTGACCTGTTGATGCTGCATGACGGCTCCGCCGCCCGCGACGGCAATGGCGATGGTGGCGGCCGGCCGGTGGTGCTGACGGTGCTGCCGCGCCTGCTCGACACATTGGCCGCCCGCGGGCTGACGGCCGTTTCGCTGGAGGTGGTGGCCGATGACTGA